AAGGCGACCCGCGCCTCGGCCCGCCGGCGCTCGGTGATGTCGATCGCCGCCATCATGACCGCATCGACACCGTGATAGTTGAGGCGGCGCGCGAAGACGGTGACATCGATGGTGTCGCCGTCGGCCTTGCGATGAATCCAGGTGCGCCCGGCCTGCTCCTCTTCCGAGGCAAGCTCCAGGCCGGCCGCGTCTTCGCCGGCATGGATGCGGGCGAGCGGCGTGCCGATGAGGTCCTGGCGCGAGAAGCCGTAGTGGTCGATCGCCGCGGCGTTGGCGGCGCGGATTTTCCGGTCGGAGCGCGAATAGACGAACATCGGCACCGGGCTGTCCTCGAACAGCATGCGGAACGAGGCTTCGCGCTGCTTCAGCTCGGTGATGTCGACGCGCAGCCCAATGTTGCCGCCGTCGCGCGTCTTGCGCTCCTCGATCAGGATGACGCGGCCGTCGGAGAGCGTCTGCTCGTGCCGGCTGTAGGGCGCGTGCAGCCGTTGCAGCCGCTCCGCGATCCACTCTTCTTCACGGCCGACCGCCTCGGGGTAGTCGCCGCGATCCACGCCGACGCGCAGCGTATCCTCCAGTCGCGCGCCGAGATGGAACAGGTCGGCGGAGCGCTTGTAGATGTCGGCATACTTCTGATTCCACAGGATGTAGCGGCCTTCCGCGTCGAGGAAGACGATGCCTTCCGGCAGCAGGTCGATGGCCTCGCGCAGGCGCAGGTGTGCCTGGTTGGCCTCGGCAACCGCCGCCTCGGCCGCGGCGCGCGCGTCGATGACGGCGGCGATCGCGCCCGGTGCCGACAGCGTCGCCGCCGCGCGGCGTTTGCCGGTCGTCGTTCCCGCTCGCTTCCGCTTGTTTGTTTCCGTCCGCCGCTTCCGCATCGCCCACTCCGCCCGCTTGAGCGCGACAGTGCGCGATCCTGATTAAGGCGTGGTGAGTCGCGCGCGAGCCGGCGCGGGTGGCGGATCGTTGACCGATGATGAAGGCGGTCATCGGCCGCTCATCGCTTGTGCAATAGCGCGCCGCCTGCCGAGTCCACGGGCAAGACGACGGACATTACTGACAATGCATCCGTCTCGTCAGGCGGGCGAGCGGACGAATCCGCTCGCCAAATCGGCATCTGCTGATTTTGGCGACACTTGCGACGATGGTTAAACGATCGTCGCCGGGACTACGCCGCCAGCCATTCCTTCGCCGCGCCGATCTCGTCGCTGTGGAAGATCCGGACCGTCGCCGGCATCAGCCCGTCGATCGCCTCGACCGAGCGCGTGTAGGGGCCTTCGTCGGCCACAAACGCGATCCGTTCGAAATCGGCGAAGTGGCGCGACCCGAAGATCACGTCGTCGTAGAGATCGCTGTGCTCGTATCCGACGAAATCCGGCGCGGCCACGTAGAGCAGGCGCACCTTGTCGGCCGATTCCAGCGCCCACTCGATGGTCTGCTCGAGCACGGTGTGGCGGTCGGCGTCAGTCACGCGGCCGTGCGCCTCGAATCCGACGGCGCCCTTCGGCAGGTCTTCGATCGCTTTGAACATCAGGTTGGCCTCCTCTGATCACCCGGCCTTGATGTGCATCCGTAGATATAGGGTGCGATGCTTTGTTGACAGCTTCGTGGTTATACAGCCGCGAAATTTGGACGGTTCAGGGGCGCCGCCCCCTGCGACACGGCGAGGGTTGTCGCAAATGCATTTCGCGCGATAATCGGAAGTGCCGGGCGGCATTCGAGGATTCGGGGGAATAACGCGATGCGCGCGGCACTGTGGACCGCGATTGTGGGAGTGGGGCTCGCCGCCGCCGGTGCCGCGGGCGCCGCCGGCACGATCACCGCCAAGCAGCTCTTCGGCCACGTCGATACGCCGAGTAGCGGCAAGACGCGCTCGATCGGCTTCTACGCCAAGGGTTGCCTCGCCGGCGCGGTGGCGCTGCCGCTCGACGGGCCGCACTGGCAGGTGATGCGCCTGTCGCGCAATCGCCACTGGGGCACGCCGCAGCTCGTCGATTACCTCGAAAAATTTTCCGCCGATGTTGCCAAGGACGGCTGGAACGGCCTGCTCGTCGGCGACATGTCGCAACCGCGCGGCGGCCCGATGCCGACCGGCCACGCCAGCCACCAGATCGGTCTCGACAGCGACATCTGGTTCACGCCCATGCCGGATCGCACGCTCACCGCCGAGGAGCGCGAGAAGATGGGCGCGTCGTCGCTGCTGGTGAAGGGCAGGCTGCAGGTCGATGAGAGCAAGTGGACGCCGCTCTACGCGCTTCTGCTGAAGCGCGCCGTATCCTATCCGCAAGTGGAACGCATCTTCGTCAGCGCCGCGATCAAGCGGGAGCTGTGCCAGACGGTCCCCGCGAGCGACCACGCCTGGCTGCGCAAGCTGCGCCCGTGGTGGGGCCACGACGATCATTTCCACGTCCGCCTGCAGTGTACGCCGGGCCTCGCCGGCTGCGAGGCGCAGGCGCCGCCGCCGCCGGGCGACGGCTGCGATGCTTCGTTGGACGACTGGTTCAAGCCGCCGCCCCCGCCGCCGCCGAAGCCGACCAAACCGGTAAAGCCGAAGCCACCGCCTCCGGAACTGACGCTGGCCGATCTGCCGAAGGCCTGCGCCGACGTGCTCTATGACGGCCGCTCGAAGCCGGCGGCGGAAGCGGCAACCGTGCCGCTGCCGCGGCTAAGGCCGGCGACGAACTAGCCGGCGTACATTCCCGGCGTCCGACAAGGCCGCTTCTCCAGCTTGGGCCGCTACCCGTCCACTGCTGTCATCCTTCGGCGGCGCGTAGCGCCGACCGGAGGACCAGCTTCGGCAAACACCGAACGGACAGCCGGGGTGAGGGTGGTCCCCCAGTCGAGGCCTGCGGCCTCGCCGAAGGATGACAGGCGAGGGGGCGCGCTTAGTCGCCCGGAGCGACGAAACCGCTACCGCTTCAGGCGCCCCATAAACCCTTCCGGCCTGCGCTTGAAAATCTTCGCGCCAAGCTCGAAGGCCTCCGCCTCGAGCGCGTTCCGCCGCTTGGCGATCAGCGACAACTGGCTCATCAGCGAGAAGTCGCCGGTCGGCGACAGCGCCAGCTTCTCGGCGAGCAGCGCGTGGTCGTTGTCCTGGCCGAGCACCTCGCCGAGCCGCTCGAGGTCGGGCGCCACCTTCGTGGCGTGCTTCGGCAGGCGCTTGCGGTCGAGCCGCAGCAGATACCAGAGCTGCTTGACCAGCTTGCGCCAGCGGTGGAGGTCGGGCGTGGAGAGCGACGAGCGCGCCCGCTCCATCACGCGCCGCCCCTTGGCGTACGTGCGCCGCAGCGCCTGGGTCATCAGCGCATCGCCGTCGTATTCGTCGCCGAAGGTCGAGATTGCCGCGATCGCCGCCGCCAGCCGCCGGTTCACCTCGCCGATCGGCGTGTGCTCGTGATGCGCGCGCGCCGCCTCCTCGTCGAGCGTCGAGACGACGCGCGACAGGCCGAGATCGTCGTCGGGGACCGTGGTGGCAAGGTCGCGCGCCGAGGCCGCGGCGACGTCCGCATCGCGCGTGCCGGCGAGCAGCCGCGCCGTCTCGCTGAGGTCGCGCCGGATGGCGACGACCCGCTCACCGTAGGCCGGCTCCAGCACGCGCAGGATCGTGCGCACGCGCTTCAGCCGCTGGCGCACGCGGTGCACGCGCTCCTCGCGCGAGGCGGCGTTGCGGAAATCACGCGCCGCCTGCGTAAGGTCCACGAGCGTCAGGCGAAGGAGGGCCTTCGCCGGCTCTTCGTTCTTGCCGAGCCGATGCGCCATGGGCCGGTTTCTAGCGGCTAGCGCCGCCGGAGACCACCCCGTTGAATCCACTAGGAAACCGCGGCGTCCAGAGTGCCGGCAGCGATCTTGCGGCTGATGTCGGCGGCAAACCCGCCGGTTTCCTCGCGCGTATGCCGGGCCAGGAAACAGGGCAGCAGCGTCAGCGTCGACATGGCGGCAAGCGCCGCCGGCATCAGCGTCTCGACCGCGCAGCGGAAGCTGGAACTTGCCGCCGTCAGCGGCTTCACCTCGACCGTCCAGATCACCTCGATCGTCGCCGGCATCAGGTGTGATACATAGACCCGCGTGTTCTTCGACCGCATGACGAAGCGGTTCGGTCCGGATTCATCCGCCAGATAATGCTGCACGAGAAGATTGCCGCCGATGCTTTCGACGTTGACCATGCCGAGCTTGCCGTCCTGCCTGAGGCGCACGAAAAAGGCCGGCGGTTGCCCGCCGGCCTCGCAAAGTCGCATCGCGGATCGCCGCTAGTTGACGCTGACGCCGGTGCCGATCTGGCAGACGACGCCGGTGCCGCCAAGCCCGCAGTAGCCGTGCGGATTCTTGGCGAGGTACTGCTGGTGGTAGTCCTCGGCGAAGTAGAACGCCGGCCGCTCGACGATCTCCGTCGTGATCCTGCCGTAGCCCTTGGCGGCGAGCGCCTTCTCGTAGTCGGCCTTGGCGGCATCCGCGGCCTTCCGCTGTGCCGCGTCGGCGACGTAGATGCCGGAGCGGTACTGCGTGCCGACGTCGTTGCCCTGGCGCATGCCCTGCGTCGGGTCGTGGGCCTCGAAGAAGGCCTTGACCAGTTGCGCGAAGCTCACCTGCTTCGGGTCGTAGACCACCTGCACGACTTCATTGTGCCCGGTGCGGCCGCTGCACACCTCGCGGTAGGTCGGGTTGGGCGTGGCGCCGCCGGCATAGCCGACCGCCGTCACCCACACGCCAGGGATTTTCCAGAACGCCTTCTCCGCGCCCCAGAAACACCCGAGCCCGAACACCGCGATCTCGCTGCCCTCGGGATAAGGTCCCTTGAGCGGATGATGATTGACGAAATGCGTCGCCGCCGTCGGCAGCGCCTCGGCGCGGCCGGGCAGCGCGGTCTCCGGCGTCGGCAGGGAGAGGTCCTTCCGGCCGGTTACGAAATCGAGAATGTTCATGCGTCTCTCCTTTCGCCGGAGCGACCCGGCGTTTCTTATTGTTGCTTGTTTAAAGGCGACCTAGGCGTAGGCGATTCTGACGCGCCGCCGGCGGCCGAGGTAGGTCAGCAGGAAACCGACGAGGCCGAGCACGGCCCAGGTCGGCAACAGCAGCAGCCACTGGATGACCGGATCCCAGAGCCAGGCTCCGATTCTCTGCTGCACGAATTCCTGCGCCGCCACCAGTGCTGACGGCGCGAGCGTGAAGAGCGCGGTCCCGAGCGGCGTCATGGTCAGCGACGAGGCTCCGATCGACTTCGCCGCATCGACGACGATGGCGACCAGCGCGCCGGCCACGAACCACAATCCGACAAAGCGCGAAACGAACCCGATCATACCCGCCGCCACCCTGCATTTCCGCGGGTTTCCTTGGGGCTCAGGGCCCCGCCGCGCTGCTTTCCCGGTGGCTTCGCATAAGTGGTCATGGCGCATTTCTGCCGCAACGGGGCCGCCCGTCAACTCTCCGCGACCGGCCGTGAATGCTTGCCAGAGGGGGGACGGTAGCTATAGTGCCGCCCCTCTAAGCGGAGGGGTGGCCGAGTGGCTGAAGGCGCACGCTTGGAAAGCGTGTTTGCGGGAAACCGTAACGCGGGTTCGAATCCCGCTCCCTCCGCCAGCATTAAGTAGTTGAGTCCAATAGTCTTTTAGACACGGGCGCTACCCACGAAACGTGGCTGAAAGCGGCGCCTTTTCGCGCGCGCAGAATTCTCCGCCCATGGAATGGCCGCCGAATTCGGGCCGTCCGCGGAGGTTGGCGGGCTGAATTCTCCGAGGCTCGCAAAGTAGTACGGTTGTGCCGACCAATGGACGCCGTTGCCGACGTTGCTAGCAATGCTTCAGCGATCGAGCGCGAGGCATAAGCGAAGAGCGTCGAGCCGGTCGCGTTTCGGTAACCGACGGTCACAGCGCGCTACCGCGAGCATGCGTTTATTTGCCGTCCACCAGTTGCTCGAATAGCGGCGCGAGCAGTTTGCCAGCACCTTCGGATCTGGACCCGTATTCGCGCAAGACAGTGGTCGAGCGTTTCGCCGACAACATGGCGCGCATCTTCTCGAAGTACGGCAACTTCATCCTGTCGTGACGGATTGGGACAAGACGATCGACTACATGATGGCGCAATCGCGCGTCATCCGGAACATTCGCAACTGGGTCGAAGCTCGATGACAACGAGCACGCGTTCATGCGGCTGCATCATATCGACGATGCCCAGGCGGCGGCGATCTCAGGTCAGCTTGATCGGCACGCTTCCGACATTGACGGCGTAGTCGTCGCCAACTCCCATCTGTGGGACGATGAGGCCGCGCGCCGCGCGTTCGATGCGGCGATGATCAAGGATACGCGCGTCGGCGTGGTAACGCCGAGCATCGCCGACAAGCCGCTCGTGATGCATACACCTCACTATCGTGCGCTCCTGCAATTCCAGTCCTACACGTTCGCTGCGCACTCGCGCAGCCGACTACGGCGTTTGCTGCCGCTATGAGGGTGAAGAGTATTTCCAAACCCCCCGGGGCCTCCTCGGCTTGAGACTATGGGCGCGTTGACTCAACGCACAACCCAAAGTTAGCATCAACGCTGGGTTGGGGGAGCGGCGGTGCTGTATCGAGTTCTTGCTTATGTCGTTGCACTAATGCTTGCCGTCGTGCCGGCGGCGCACGCGCAAATTCCATCGTCCGACCTTCCAGGGCGTGAGCGCGAGCGGTTCAGCGAGCAGCCTCCGGCCAAGTCCAAGCCGTTAGGGTCAACGCTCTCTCTAACGACCGCGATCGCTCCACCTGGGGCAGCGGCCCTCGGTGTCACGATCGTGGCTGTGCGGGTCTTGGGTTCGACAATCTACGACTCGGAGGAGCTGGCATCGTTGATCGGCGATACATCGAAGCTTGCATCGGTGGCTGATATCTACAGTCTCGCGCAGAAGATCACCGCGAAATATGGCAACGACGGCTTCGTCCTGTCGCGGGCGATCGTCCCGCCGCAAGAACTCGATCCGCAACACGCCACGGTCACCATCCAGATCGTTGAAGGGTATATCGATCGCGTCGTCTGGCCCGAAGCGCTGACTGGCGGCCGTGGGTTTGGATCGTACTATTCGATGAAGATTACGAGCGAGCGCCCAGCAAACATAAAGACAATTGGGCGTTACCTCTTGTTGGCTGGCGACCTTCCCGGGTCGG
The sequence above is drawn from the Bauldia sp. genome and encodes:
- the msrA gene encoding peptide-methionine (S)-S-oxide reductase MsrA; the protein is MNILDFVTGRKDLSLPTPETALPGRAEALPTAATHFVNHHPLKGPYPEGSEIAVFGLGCFWGAEKAFWKIPGVWVTAVGYAGGATPNPTYREVCSGRTGHNEVVQVVYDPKQVSFAQLVKAFFEAHDPTQGMRQGNDVGTQYRSGIYVADAAQRKAADAAKADYEKALAAKGYGRITTEIVERPAFYFAEDYHQQYLAKNPHGYCGLGGTGVVCQIGTGVSVN
- the mepA gene encoding penicillin-insensitive murein endopeptidase, coding for MRAALWTAIVGVGLAAAGAAGAAGTITAKQLFGHVDTPSSGKTRSIGFYAKGCLAGAVALPLDGPHWQVMRLSRNRHWGTPQLVDYLEKFSADVAKDGWNGLLVGDMSQPRGGPMPTGHASHQIGLDSDIWFTPMPDRTLTAEEREKMGASSLLVKGRLQVDESKWTPLYALLLKRAVSYPQVERIFVSAAIKRELCQTVPASDHAWLRKLRPWWGHDDHFHVRLQCTPGLAGCEAQAPPPPGDGCDASLDDWFKPPPPPPPKPTKPVKPKPPPPELTLADLPKACADVLYDGRSKPAAEAATVPLPRLRPATN
- a CDS encoding STAS/SEC14 domain-containing protein, producing MFKAIEDLPKGAVGFEAHGRVTDADRHTVLEQTIEWALESADKVRLLYVAAPDFVGYEHSDLYDDVIFGSRHFADFERIAFVADEGPYTRSVEAIDGLMPATVRIFHSDEIGAAKEWLAA
- a CDS encoding CHAD domain-containing protein, which encodes MAHRLGKNEEPAKALLRLTLVDLTQAARDFRNAASREERVHRVRQRLKRVRTILRVLEPAYGERVVAIRRDLSETARLLAGTRDADVAAASARDLATTVPDDDLGLSRVVSTLDEEAARAHHEHTPIGEVNRRLAAAIAAISTFGDEYDGDALMTQALRRTYAKGRRVMERARSSLSTPDLHRWRKLVKQLWYLLRLDRKRLPKHATKVAPDLERLGEVLGQDNDHALLAEKLALSPTGDFSLMSQLSLIAKRRNALEAEAFELGAKIFKRRPEGFMGRLKR